In Methanobacterium paludis, the following proteins share a genomic window:
- a CDS encoding DUF434 domain-containing protein, translating to MKPKNFDKDLEKDQIKSAAFDLRFLLDRGYRKKGALKFVADRYLLNKKQKNYMVRTVFSREKSMARKGKIVDITFINGKTLFVDGYNVIITAESICSDDERSVVVCDDGVLRDVNAVFGKYKYNEWTETTLNQIISLLKYYNPLSVKFFYDSPVSRSGELAKLTNRIINSHGVNGCAVTSKNVDFELKKLSNDKDKIVATSDGAIIDKVKNVLDIPRELCKLKKIKRYEKSKVNKNR from the coding sequence TCAGGTTTCTTCTTGACCGTGGCTACAGAAAAAAAGGTGCCCTGAAATTTGTTGCAGATAGATACCTCCTTAATAAAAAACAGAAAAATTATATGGTAAGAACTGTTTTTTCCAGGGAAAAATCCATGGCAAGAAAGGGCAAAATTGTTGATATTACATTTATAAATGGTAAAACTCTTTTTGTGGATGGTTACAACGTCATTATAACTGCTGAGAGCATATGCTCAGATGATGAAAGATCCGTTGTTGTGTGTGATGATGGTGTTTTAAGAGATGTTAATGCTGTTTTTGGGAAATACAAATATAATGAATGGACAGAAACTACCTTAAATCAAATAATTTCCCTTTTAAAATATTACAACCCGTTATCTGTGAAATTTTTTTATGACAGCCCTGTAAGTCGGAGCGGAGAGCTTGCAAAGCTCACAAATAGGATTATAAATTCCCATGGAGTTAATGGATGTGCAGTTACATCAAAAAATGTGGATTTTGAACTTAAAAAATTATCAAATGATAAAGATAAGATCGTTGCAACAAGTGACGGCGCTATAATTGATAAAGTGAAAAATGTCCTTGACATACCACGTGAGCTGTGCAAACTGAAGAAAATAAAACGGTACGAAAAGTCCAAAGTAAATAAAAATAGATAA